Part of the Oceanivirga salmonicida genome, ATGTATCAGAAGTATATGAAAAAGAAGATAGAGTTTATGCAAAATCTAAAACACAAAATGTAGAATATGAAACTAAAAAAGTAACAGATAGAATTGGTAATGACTCTAATATTATGCAAATAATAAATGAAAAT contains:
- a CDS encoding ATP-dependent metallopeptidase FtsH/Yme1/Tma family protein — translated: FATILGVYYFIGNKTETGTIKTVTYTTFIKKLKAGDVSEVYEKEDRVYAKSKTQNVEYETKKVTDRIGNDSNIMQIINEN